Below is a genomic region from Longimicrobiales bacterium.
ATGGCCGAACCATCGGCCCGGAAACCCAGGTGTTCGGGTTCGGCGCAGTCGCCCTGCAGTTCGCGCGTCGCCGTTAGCGCGCGTGGCGACAGGGAGCGCGACTGTCGCCATCGCTACTTCATCGCGATCACGTGCTCCACGAACTGATCGACGGCGATCTCGGTGCCCTGGTAGAAGCCCGACGCCTTGTTGTTCTCGAGGTCCGCTTCGTTCCGGTGCAGCGCCGTGAACACGTAGCGAGTGCCGGTACCCACGGGCTCCATCGTCATGATGGCAGTGATCGGGATGTCGTCGAAGACAGCCGGGCGATACCCGGGGAACAACATCGAGGTCCAGACGAGTCGCTTCATCGGAATGACGTCCAGGAAGCAGCCGAGGTTGGGGGATTCCTGACCGTCTCCCGTTGCGATGTCGATGCTGAGGATGCCGCCGGGTCGCACGTCCATCTCGGCTCGCGACACACGCCCCCAGGCCCTGGGCATGTACCACTCCTTGAGATGCTCCGGTTTCGTCAACGCTTCCCAGACGAGCCGCGTGGGTGCGTCGATGAACCGCTCGATGGCGAAGTCCAGTTTCGGATCGAAGGCGAAGTGCTTGCTCATGAGCGTGATTCCTTCTCCTTGAGGTGTTCGACGTGCTGGTCGAATCGGTCCAGCCGAGCTTCCCACAAGCGGCGACGCGCCGTCAGCCAGTCTTCGACGACCTTGAACCGTTCGGGCGCGATCTCGTAGGTCCGCACTCGCCCGCGCTTCTTCGACCTCACCAGTCGGCTCCGCTCGAGGACCGACAGGTGCTGCACGAACGACGGGAGTTGCATGTCGAACGGTGCCGCCAGTTCGCTCACGGTGGCTGGCCCGACAGATAGATGCTCCAGGACTTTCCGTCGAGTGGGGTTGGACAGGGCGTGAAACACTTCGTCAGCGGCTGCGGACTGAACCATTTCCGACACCGTCCCAATGCTCGGGTTATCCGTTCTGACCGAGGATTCTACGTCGGTGGAATACTTTTGTAAAGACCTAAGTATTTGACAACCCGGGATCCTGACTTACGATCGAGGCGCCGAACCCGCCGCGACCTCCTCATTACCTCCACCATTCGACGCCCGTGAAGATCACTGTCGAGACCCTCGTCAACGCCGATCCGGGCACGGTGTGGGATGCCTGGAACACACCGGAGCACATCGAGCAGTGGAATTCCGCGCAGGAGGATTGGCATACGACCAGCAGCAGGGTCGACCTGCGTGAAGGTGGGACGTTCTCGTCGCGGATGGAGGCGAGAGATGGCAGCGTCGGCTTCGACTTCGAAGGCACCTACACCCGCGTGGTGCCGAAGCAGCTGATCCAATACCGGATGAGCGACAGCCGCGAGGTGAAGGTCGAGTTCGTGGAGCGCCCCGGGGGAGTCCTTGTGACGGAGACCTTCGATGCAGAAACCGAGAATTCGCCCGAGCTGCAGCGCCGCGGGTGGCAGGCCATCCTGGACAATTTTGCCCGGTACGTCGAGGCGGGCCTCAGGCAGAGGCGCGAATGAACGCGCCGGCGTCCGCATGATGCGTCGTTCCCTGCTCCCCCAGTGGCTCCGGGTCGTCTCCGTCGCTGGCGGACTCCTGCTCTCCGCCACGCCCGCCCTGGCGCAGCGCGGCTCGGTCCTCCACGACGTGCCGGCGCAGCCAGCCCCTGGTGCGCGTTACCTGATCTACCTGCACGGCCGGATCATCGAGGAGAAAGGCGTTCGCCCGACGGACGAGCGCTTCGGCACCTACGAGTACCAGCAGATTCTCGACACCCTGGCGGCATCGGGAGCCGATGTCATCGCGGAACAGCGTCCGCAGGGGACGGACTTCCGCGCGTTCGGATCCCATGTTGCGGACCAGGTCCGGCGGCTTCTGGCCTCGGGCGTCCCCCCCGAGCGGATCGCGGTGGTGGGGTTCTCGAAGGGCGGAGCGATCGCGATCATCGCCTCGGCGCTTCTCAAGGATCCGGGAGTCACATTCGTGTTCCTCGGCGCCTGCGGTGACTGGGTGAAGGGGCGCGACGATGTCGACGTACGCGGGCGCATTCTCTCGATCTACGAGGCGTCGGACGAGTTGGGGGCGTCGTGCGAACCGCTCTTCGCGCAGGCAAGCGACCCGGGCGAGCCGCGGGAGGTCCGCATCGATACCGGAGCCGGACACGGAGCGTTCTTCCGGCCGCGCCCGGAGTGGCTTGGTCCCGTGTATCGGTGGGTCTGGAGGCGCTAAGCAGCGTACGTCGGGTGACGAGGTATCACGGCGCGCAGCCTCGAGACCGCCGCATTGCATGGACGGCTCAGCATTCAGCGGGCTATGTTCCGCCTCGCAGTTCGACCGCCGCAGGTGAACCCTTGGGTTGGATCGCTCCCAACTTTCCATGAAAACCAATCAGTGGGTTGCGAGTGCCGATTTCGTCCTGGTGCGGCCGGACGGCACCCGAAGTCCGGTCCATGTCGGGATCGCTGCACCCGAGCCGGCTGGAGCGGGGGAGTGGAGCTGTGGTGTGTCGCTGGCGGGGCTGTACGAGGAGCTGCCGCCGGTTTCGGGCACGGACAGCCTTCAGGCGCTCGGGCTCGCGTGGCGGCTGGCAGGGCTGCTCCTGGCGAGCGTCGAAGCCGCGGGCGGTCACCTCGAGTTCGACAACGGTGAGGTGGTGCCGCTGTCCGCGTACTTCGATGATCCACTGAGGCCACCCGCAGTCCCCGACCAGGCGATCTGACGCACGCCCATTGACGATTCAACGACTCCACTGGGACGAGTTCCATCCCGCCGTGCGACCTTCGTGGATGCCGTCAGCCGGTCAGGCTGGCGTACTGTGGCCGGCGCCGGTGGACCATGACGCGTGTTTCGCCGCGGCGGGCTTCCATGACTTCGCCGATACGACGCCCGCGTGGGACGCAGACTTTGCGACGCTCGTCGCGGACGTGGTGGCCTATTTCGACAGGAGGGGGGCGGGCTACCTCGCGGCGGGGGAGGCGCCGCCGCCTCGGTATGCCAGCCCCTCGCCGCTGGTAGCGGCGCTGGTTGCACCGGCGGGTGATGATGCGTTCCCGTGGTGTGAGGTGCACTTCGGGATGCCGGCCGCTGCGCGGATCCGGACCGGGGCGGGACACCCGCTCGTGTCCCTCTGGGCAGAGGTGCTCGACTGGAAGGATCTTCTGACGGCGGTCGCCTCGGGGCGCCCCGTCACGCGGGTCTCGCTGGAGTGGGGGCGTATTCTCTAGAGGACCGCGAACGCGGGCCTGGGCCGTAGCCTTCGACCACGCGCTCCGCTCGACGCGGATTCGCTACGCAGCAGCAGGCGGCCCGAACCACGTCGTCAGCGCGTCGCCTAGCCCCCGCGTGGTCGCGTCTCCCACCCACGCCACGTATCCGTCGGGCCGAATCAACACGGCGCCGGGAGCAACGACCGCGCCGAGTGCCGGAAGCTCCCACGCACCCGGGTATCCGGCGTCGATTACCTGAACGCGATCACGCCATGGCGTGATGTCGAAGCCACCCGGCTCATCGAGGTTGAGCAGCACGGGCCGCGCATCGTGCAGCAGCGAGAAGACCCGCAGTGGTCCGTTGGCGGTCACCAGGTCGAGATCAGGCATGCGGCGTCCGAGCAGCGGGTGGCCCTCGCCCAGGTCGTAATGGATGTCCAGGCCGGACATCATCGCGGCGAATCGTTTACGGGGCTCGTCCATGCTCAGCAGATCGGACACGGTGTCGCGCAACGCCTCGGTACGATCGTCAGTGCGCATGAGCGCGACCTGTGCCATCGTGGTGCGCAGCACGCGGGCAGCGACCGGATGGCGCTCGGCATGGTAGGTATCCAGGAGGGTTTCCGGCGACGTCCGGTTGACCACCTGCGCGAGCTTCCATCCCAGGTTCACTGCGTCCTGCACGCCGGTGTTGAGGCCCTGTCCACCGACCGGGGAGTGCGCGTGCGCCGCGTCGCCGGCCAGCAGGACCCGTCTGTCGCGGTAGGCCGCGGCCTGCCGGGTCGTGTCGGTGAACCTGGTGATCCATGTGGGACTATGGACGCCGTAATCGGTCCCATACACGGCGATGAGCCGCTCGCTGAGATCGCGGAGAGTGGGCTCATCCGTGTTTCCGACCTGCGGCTCGGTCAACATGACCCCCACCGTTCCGCCCTTCCCGTAGATCACCTCACCGCCCCTGATCTCGTACTCCACCTTGCCGATGGCGTGCATGCCTGAGGGCGTGCGACGAATGCCCGTCTCCGGCTCCTCCGTCATCTCGACCTCGGCGAGCAGCGCGCTCGTCGACGCGTCCCAGCCGGGGAATTCGATGCCGGCTGCCTTGCGGATCACACTGCGTCCGCCGTCGCACCCGACGAGGTACTGCGCCCTCATGCGCTGGCCATCCGAGACGGCGATGTCGACGCCGGTGTCGTCCTGCGCGAAGCCGGTCACCTCACGTCCGTACAGGATCGGCACCTTCAGCTCGCCGACCCAACCGGCCAGGATGCGCTCGATGTGTTTCTGCCACAGCGCGAGCCCGTAGGGGTGCCGGGTGGGAAAGTCGCTGATGTCGAGCCGGGTGGCGGCGAACCCCGCGACCTGGGCCACCTGTCCCTCCGACAGGAACCGATCCGCGATGCCACGCTGATCGAGGACCTCGATGGTACGTGACTGCAGACCTCCGGCGCGCGAGCCGGGGAGGGCCTGGCTGGCACGGCGCTCGACGATGGCGACGTCGACGCCAGCCAGCGCCAGCTCGCCCGCCAGCATCAGCCCCGTCGGACCGGCTCCGACGATCACAACCGCATGCTCGGTCATCGCAACTCCCGGTTCTGAGTGAGCGCGAAGTGTGCGCTCGCGCAGGGGCCTTGCCGCAAGACCCGGGGTTCGTGATAATCTCGGTTGGCGACCAACGACCGCGCAGGGCGGCTTCATCACCGGCGCCTCCGAAGGGGGTTCACTTCGTGCAGCTCGCCATCTACGTGAACTACCGCGGTACCTGCGAGGAGGCGTTTCGCTTCTACGCCCAACATCTCGGCGGCCGGATCACCGGCGTGGTGCGGCATGCGGAGATGGGCGACCCGCGGATACCGCCCGAGTGGGGCCAGAAGGTCGTGCACGCCCGCATCGAGATCGGGGGCACCGTGGTGCAGGGGGCGGACATCCCGACTGCGGAGCCGATGCGCAGCGCGTATCTCTCGCTTGCGCTCGACTCCGAAGCGGAGGCCGAGCGGGTGTATGCGATCCTGTCGGAGGGCGGCGAGATCTTCATGCGGATGGAGCGCACCGCGTTCGCCAACCGCTTCGCCATGCTCCGC
It encodes:
- a CDS encoding SRPBCC family protein encodes the protein MSKHFAFDPKLDFAIERFIDAPTRLVWEALTKPEHLKEWYMPRAWGRVSRAEMDVRPGGILSIDIATGDGQESPNLGCFLDVIPMKRLVWTSMLFPGYRPAVFDDIPITAIMTMEPVGTGTRYVFTALHRNEADLENNKASGFYQGTEIAVDQFVEHVIAMK
- a CDS encoding metalloregulator ArsR/SmtB family transcription factor, whose product is MVQSAAADEVFHALSNPTRRKVLEHLSVGPATVSELAAPFDMQLPSFVQHLSVLERSRLVRSKKRGRVRTYEIAPERFKVVEDWLTARRRLWEARLDRFDQHVEHLKEKESRS
- a CDS encoding SRPBCC family protein, translated to MKITVETLVNADPGTVWDAWNTPEHIEQWNSAQEDWHTTSSRVDLREGGTFSSRMEARDGSVGFDFEGTYTRVVPKQLIQYRMSDSREVKVEFVERPGGVLVTETFDAETENSPELQRRGWQAILDNFARYVEAGLRQRRE
- a CDS encoding alpha/beta hydrolase: MMRRSLLPQWLRVVSVAGGLLLSATPALAQRGSVLHDVPAQPAPGARYLIYLHGRIIEEKGVRPTDERFGTYEYQQILDTLAASGADVIAEQRPQGTDFRAFGSHVADQVRRLLASGVPPERIAVVGFSKGGAIAIIASALLKDPGVTFVFLGACGDWVKGRDDVDVRGRILSIYEASDELGASCEPLFAQASDPGEPREVRIDTGAGHGAFFRPRPEWLGPVYRWVWRR
- a CDS encoding FAD-dependent monooxygenase, with protein sequence MKPPCAVVGRQPRLSRTPGLAARPLRERTLRAHSEPGVAMTEHAVVIVGAGPTGLMLAGELALAGVDVAIVERRASQALPGSRAGGLQSRTIEVLDQRGIADRFLSEGQVAQVAGFAATRLDISDFPTRHPYGLALWQKHIERILAGWVGELKVPILYGREVTGFAQDDTGVDIAVSDGQRMRAQYLVGCDGGRSVIRKAAGIEFPGWDASTSALLAEVEMTEEPETGIRRTPSGMHAIGKVEYEIRGGEVIYGKGGTVGVMLTEPQVGNTDEPTLRDLSERLIAVYGTDYGVHSPTWITRFTDTTRQAAAYRDRRVLLAGDAAHAHSPVGGQGLNTGVQDAVNLGWKLAQVVNRTSPETLLDTYHAERHPVAARVLRTTMAQVALMRTDDRTEALRDTVSDLLSMDEPRKRFAAMMSGLDIHYDLGEGHPLLGRRMPDLDLVTANGPLRVFSLLHDARPVLLNLDEPGGFDITPWRDRVQVIDAGYPGAWELPALGAVVAPGAVLIRPDGYVAWVGDATTRGLGDALTTWFGPPAAA
- a CDS encoding VOC family protein, whose protein sequence is MQLAIYVNYRGTCEEAFRFYAQHLGGRITGVVRHAEMGDPRIPPEWGQKVVHARIEIGGTVVQGADIPTAEPMRSAYLSLALDSEAEAERVYAILSEGGEIFMRMERTAFANRFAMLRDRFGTSWMLLHQPADM